From a region of the Lactuca sativa cultivar Salinas chromosome 4, Lsat_Salinas_v11, whole genome shotgun sequence genome:
- the LOC111883078 gene encoding NADH dehydrogenase [ubiquinone] flavoprotein 1, mitochondrial, giving the protein MAPMKGILSLQRAVLSRHQNANWGINATARLFSTQSATTATTAQPPPPPPPPEKTHFGGLKDEDRIFTNLYGLHDPFLKGAMKRGDWHRTKDIVIKGADWIVNEMKKSGLRGRGGAGFPSGLKWSFMPKVSDGRPSYLVVNADESEPGTCKDREIMRNDPHKLLEGCLIAGVGMRATAAYIYIRGEYVNERLNLEKARKEAYAAGLLGKNACGSGYDFDVHIHFGAGAYICGEETALLESLEGKQGKPRLKPPFPANAGLYGCPTTVTNVETIAVSPTILRRGPEWFSSFGRKNNSGTKLFCISGHVNKPCTVEEEMSIPLKELLERHCGGVRGGWDNLLAVIPGGSSVPLLTKDLCEDVLMDFDALKAVQSGLGTAAVIVMDKSTDIVDAIARLSYFYKHESCGQCTPCREGTGWLWMIMERMKVGNAKLEEIDMLQEVTKQIEGHTICALGDAAAWPVQGLIRHFRPEMERRIRERADRELLQAAA; this is encoded by the exons ATG GCACCAATGAAGGGCATTCTTTCTCTGCAAAGGGCTGTTCTATCAAGGCATCAAAATGCAAACTGGGGGATAAATGCTACCGCTAGACTTTTCAGCACGCAGTCTGCGACAACCGCCACCACCGCccaaccaccaccgccaccacctccaccaGAAAAAACCCACTTTGGTGGCCTGAAAGATGAAGACCGCATCTTCACAAACCTATACGGTTTACACGACCCCTTTCTCAAAGGCGCAATGAAACGTGGCGATTGGCATAGAACTAAAGACATAGTAATCAAAGGTGCTGATTGGATAGTAAACGAAATGAAAAAATCTGGCTTACGTGGACGTGGAGGTGCTGGTTTCCCATCAGGGCTAAAATGGTCATTCATGCCAAAAGTATCCGATGGTCGTCCATCTTATCTTGTTGTAAACGCAGACGAAAGTGAACCCGGAACTTGCAAAGATAGAGAAATCATGCGTAACGATCCACACAAGCTTCTAGAAGGATGTTTAATAGCTGGAGTAGGTATGCGTGCAACCGCTGCCTACATTTACATCAGGGGCGAATACGTAAATGAACGTTTGAATTTAGAAAAAGCAAGAAAAGAAGCATATGCAGCTGGATTACTTGGAAAAAACGCGTGTGGGTCCGGGTATGATTTCGATGTCCATATCCATTTCGGAGCCGGAGCCTACATTTGTGGTGAAGAAACCGCGCTTCTCGAATCCCTCGAGGGCAAACAAGGAAAACCGCGTTTGAAGCCGCCTTTTCCCGCCAACGCGGGGTTATACGGGTGTCCCACAACCGTCACAAATGTCGAAACAATCGCGGTGTCGCCGACTATTCTAAGACGTGGGCCCGAGTGGTTTTCTAGCTTTGGTAGAAAGAACAATTCGGGGACTAAACTTTTCTGTATATCGGGTCATGTGAACAAACCGTGTACAGTGGAAGAGGAGATGAGTATTCCATTGAAGGAGTTGTTGGAGCGGCATTGTGGCGGTGTGAGGGGCGGATGGGACAATTTGCTAGCGGTGATTCCGGGTGGTTCTTCTGTTCCTTTGCTTACAAAGGATTTATGCGAAGACGTGTTGATGGATTTTGATGCGTTGAAAGCTGTTCAATCTGGATTAGGGACTGCTGCTGTTATTGTGATGGATAAGTCGACTGATATTGTGGATGcgattgcgaggctttcgtatTTTTATAAGCATGAGAGTTGTGGTCAGTGTACGCCTTGTAGGGAGGGAACTGggtggctttggatgattatggAAAGGATGAAAGTTGGGAATGCGAAATTGGAGGAGATTGATATGCTTCAGGAAGTGACTAAGCAGATTGAAGGGCATACTATTTGTGCACTTGGTGATGCTGCTGCTTGGCCTGTTCAAGGGCTTATTAGACATTTTAGGCCTGAGATGGAGAGGAGGATCAGGGAGCGTGCTGATCGGGAGTTGCTTCAAGCAGCTGCTTGA
- the LOC111883094 gene encoding uncharacterized protein LOC111883094 isoform X2: protein MAMTTHLIAFRKMMQQQIVCRKKEKGRDQNYPYKVIEVTPPPKSLGVRCFPPNLQCGDGVTIEGQNYTISAVTHRYQLRKGKYEPFEKRLDVLSTGRYILNLYLENLLEQS, encoded by the exons ATGGCAATGACGACTCACTTAATCGCATTCCGGAAG ATGATGCAACAGCAGATCGTGTGCAGGAAGAAGGAGAAAGGTCGAGATCAGAATTATCCCTATAAAGTCATCGAAGTTACTCCTCCTCCTAAAAGCCTTGGCGTTCGCTGCTTCCCTCCT AACTTGCAATGTGGAGATGGTGTGACAATTGAAGGGCAAAATTACACAATCTCAGCAGTAACTCACAGGTATCAGCTTCGAAAAGGTAAATATGAACCTTTTGAGAAGAGGCTTGATGTTCTCTCCACTGGAAGATACATATTGAATTTATATCTTGAAAATTTATTAGAACAATCTTAA
- the LOC111883094 gene encoding uncharacterized protein LOC111883094 isoform X1 has translation MAMTTHLIAFRKPQMMQQQIVCRKKEKGRDQNYPYKVIEVTPPPKSLGVRCFPPNLQCGDGVTIEGQNYTISAVTHRYQLRKGKYEPFEKRLDVLSTGRYILNLYLENLLEQS, from the exons ATGGCAATGACGACTCACTTAATCGCATTCCGGAAG CCGCAGATGATGCAACAGCAGATCGTGTGCAGGAAGAAGGAGAAAGGTCGAGATCAGAATTATCCCTATAAAGTCATCGAAGTTACTCCTCCTCCTAAAAGCCTTGGCGTTCGCTGCTTCCCTCCT AACTTGCAATGTGGAGATGGTGTGACAATTGAAGGGCAAAATTACACAATCTCAGCAGTAACTCACAGGTATCAGCTTCGAAAAGGTAAATATGAACCTTTTGAGAAGAGGCTTGATGTTCTCTCCACTGGAAGATACATATTGAATTTATATCTTGAAAATTTATTAGAACAATCTTAA
- the LOC111883094 gene encoding uncharacterized protein LOC111883094 isoform X3, giving the protein MMQQQIVCRKKEKGRDQNYPYKVIEVTPPPKSLGVRCFPPNLQCGDGVTIEGQNYTISAVTHRYQLRKGKYEPFEKRLDVLSTGRYILNLYLENLLEQS; this is encoded by the exons ATGATGCAACAGCAGATCGTGTGCAGGAAGAAGGAGAAAGGTCGAGATCAGAATTATCCCTATAAAGTCATCGAAGTTACTCCTCCTCCTAAAAGCCTTGGCGTTCGCTGCTTCCCTCCT AACTTGCAATGTGGAGATGGTGTGACAATTGAAGGGCAAAATTACACAATCTCAGCAGTAACTCACAGGTATCAGCTTCGAAAAGGTAAATATGAACCTTTTGAGAAGAGGCTTGATGTTCTCTCCACTGGAAGATACATATTGAATTTATATCTTGAAAATTTATTAGAACAATCTTAA
- the LOC111883044 gene encoding altered inheritance of mitochondria protein 32, with amino-acid sequence MAAALENGTVDISTEAVVVDDDVKFGFQRQEMYTENLSGSVHPYERHVFLCYKTREDWPARVESSDSDLLPKRLAGAIKERKNDIAVKTLMTIFEGGAATGLSDGDVLIFPDMIKYRGLEESNVDSFVEEVIVNGKPWASGTPEVVTGSYVFVCAHSSRDKRCGVCGPALIEKFNEEIEVRALKDQVFVSACSHVGGHKYAGNLIIYSSVEDGKVSGHWYGYVTPNDVAELLDQHIKKGEIIERIWRGEMGVPPVEKADKAVEKSLPNGNDSKVNGKDDEKENTGGCCQGANGFSCCRDESSGPKKSTFNVNFFTKKWEQHEMFTAAAVVGAVATVAVAYSLYKRSR; translated from the exons ATGGCCGCCGCTTTAGAGAACGGTACCGTTGATATTTCTACTGAAGCTGTGGTGGTCGATGATGACGTCAAGTTCGGATTCCAAAGGCAGGAGATGTACACCGAGAATCTCTCCGGATCAGTCCATCCTTACGAACGTCACGTTTTCCTTTGCTACAAGACTCGCGAAGACTGGCCTGCTCGTGTTGAATCCTCCGACTCGGATCTGCTCCCTAAGCGACTTGCTGGAGCTATCAAGGAGCGCAAGAACGATATCGCTGTTAAG ACTCTGATGACGATATTCGAGGGCGGTGCTGCTACTGGTTTGTCAGATGGAGATGTTTTGATTTTTCCTGATATGATCAAGTACAG GGGTTTGGAAGAATCAAACGTTGATAGTTTTGTGGAGGAAGTGATTGTGAATGGAAAACCATGGGCTTCAGGAACACCGGAGGTAGTGACAGGTTCATACGTATTTGTGTGTGCTCATAGCAGTCGAGATAAAAGATGTGGTGTTTGTGGGCCAGCtttaattgaaaagttcaatgaagaGATTGAAGTTAGGGCATTGAAGGATCAGGTGTTTGTGAGTGCTTGCTCACATGTTGGAGGACATAAGTATGCAGGGAACTTGATAATATATAGTTCAGTTGAAGATGGAAAAGTGTCTGGACATTG GTATGGTTATGTTACCCCAAATGATGTGGCTGAATTGCTTGACCAACATATCAAGAAGGGTGAGATCATTGAAAGGATTTGGAG GGGTGAAATGGGTGTTCCTCCAGTTGAGAAAGCTGACAAGGCAGTTGAAAAGTCACTACCAAATGGAAATGATTCAAAGGTGAATGGGAAAGATGATGAGAAGGAAAACACTGGAGGCTGTTGTCAAGGTGCTAATGGGTTCTCATGCTGCAGAGATGAAAGCTCAGGGCCAAAAAAGTCAACTTTTAATGttaatttttttacaaaaaaatgggAGCAGCATGAGATGTTTACAGCTGCTGCTGTAGTTGGAGCGGTTGCAACTGTTGCTGTGGCTTATAGCCTTTATAAAAGGTCACGTTGA